In a genomic window of Flavobacterium crassostreae:
- a CDS encoding glycoside hydrolase family 3 protein: MTLEQKIGQFFFPAVFINDSEANIQATEKLIRDHNIGGLTFFHSRASAATNYETKKKVALNNHSYQRLQQLIQRYQKCAPTPLLMSIDAEWGLAMRVEKTPQYPYAITLGALPESDSGLVYEVGKQIGLDLKAAGIHYNLAPLADINNNPNNPVIGYRSFGESKHKVSLFALEYLRGMRDVGILGCLKHFPGHGNTSVDSHLGLPVLEETLDQLTANEWYPFIKAIEQNVDSIMIGHLAVPALHDGKNISATLSKTVIETLLRKQLKFDGLVISDALNMHSVAQLYAKKGQLEWEAFNAGNDVLCFAENIPEGVQEILQNATPQRIEESYARLLKCKEKAGLFAPNTAIKTTLDFETTADLNQKIAQQTITKIKDTANTALVLEAAQKGTLAQLSLYQPSSNSFFETIAPTLQAPSFCIENEDPSVIVSLKEQLHQYDTLIVALFVPKAKPLDNFGISDGVLAFLNQLLQSKKCVLYVFGNPYALAVIPNLQLASGIVQVYQDFAVFQENAAIQLVENRFCPGTLPVHLDVVGSLFV; this comes from the coding sequence ATGACATTAGAACAAAAAATAGGACAATTTTTTTTTCCAGCCGTTTTTATCAATGACAGCGAGGCAAACATTCAGGCCACCGAAAAATTAATCCGAGACCATAACATAGGAGGTTTAACTTTTTTTCATAGTCGAGCCAGTGCTGCAACTAATTACGAAACCAAAAAAAAAGTAGCCCTAAACAACCATAGTTACCAGCGTTTACAACAACTAATCCAACGGTACCAAAAATGCGCCCCAACACCACTACTGATGAGTATTGATGCAGAATGGGGCTTGGCCATGCGGGTAGAAAAAACCCCACAATACCCTTATGCCATAACACTTGGAGCATTGCCAGAGAGCGACTCTGGTTTGGTTTATGAAGTAGGCAAACAAATTGGATTGGATTTAAAAGCCGCCGGAATTCATTACAACTTAGCACCACTAGCGGACATTAACAACAACCCTAATAATCCGGTTATTGGCTATCGTTCGTTTGGAGAGAGCAAACATAAAGTAAGCCTCTTTGCCTTAGAGTATCTCAGAGGAATGCGGGATGTTGGAATTTTAGGATGTCTAAAACACTTTCCAGGTCATGGCAACACCAGCGTAGATTCGCATTTAGGCTTGCCCGTTTTAGAAGAAACGCTAGACCAATTAACAGCCAATGAATGGTATCCGTTTATAAAGGCAATAGAACAAAACGTAGATTCTATCATGATTGGCCATCTGGCGGTTCCTGCCTTACATGATGGTAAAAATATTTCGGCTACTCTATCCAAAACCGTTATTGAGACCCTTTTGCGAAAGCAATTAAAATTTGATGGTTTGGTGATTTCGGATGCTCTAAACATGCATAGCGTTGCCCAACTGTATGCCAAAAAAGGCCAGTTAGAGTGGGAGGCTTTTAATGCCGGTAATGATGTGTTGTGTTTTGCCGAAAACATACCCGAAGGGGTGCAAGAAATCCTCCAAAATGCTACTCCACAACGCATCGAAGAGAGCTATGCTCGGTTGTTAAAATGCAAAGAAAAAGCCGGTTTATTTGCCCCTAACACTGCCATTAAAACTACTTTAGATTTTGAAACCACCGCAGATCTTAACCAAAAAATAGCGCAACAAACCATTACCAAAATAAAAGATACTGCCAATACTGCCCTAGTGCTTGAGGCTGCTCAAAAAGGTACTTTGGCCCAATTGAGTTTGTACCAACCCAGTAGCAATTCTTTTTTTGAGACCATAGCTCCAACGCTACAAGCTCCTAGTTTTTGTATAGAGAATGAAGATCCTTCTGTTATTGTTTCTTTAAAAGAGCAACTACACCAATACGATACACTTATTGTTGCCTTGTTTGTTCCAAAAGCCAAACCGTTAGACAACTTTGGGATTTCGGATGGGGTTTTGGCGTTCTTGAACCAGTTGTTACAATCCAAAAAATGTGTGCTTTATGTATTTGGTAATCCGTATGCCTTAGCGGTTATCCCTAATTTGCAATTGGCCTCTGGAATTGTTCAGGTCTACCAAGATTTTGCTGTTTTTCAAGAAAACGCAGCCATACAATTGGTAGAAAACCGTTTTTGTCCTGGAACATTACCGGTACATTTAGATGTGGTTGGATCGTTGTTTGTTTAA
- a CDS encoding MFS transporter produces MKTQNNSAWYWIPVLNFASGLPYAIIISVSVIMYKNLGIPNEAIGIYTSLLYLPWVIKPLWSPFIDLYATKRKWFLAMQLVISLAFLAVGATLPMQHFFVISLAIFWVAAFASASNDVASDGFYLLALQKDQQSFFLGIRSTFYRLSMLTGNGLIVIIGGYLEQEYGDKQKAWSYTMLFVGALMTLLTIYNYFATPRSETALVKNSVAAPKASFASVFSSFFQKKQIGIVLAFILLFRLGESQLLKMLTPFLIDDLAVGGMGLTTQDVGIIYGTFGVLALTIGGIIGGIVISKDGLGKWMLPMILAMHLPIIGFVLLAHFHPSNLYYIYATVLAEQFGYGFGFAAFMMYLIYVAEGESKTAHYAIATGFMALGMMLPGMASGFIQEYLGYGNFFVWVLLATVPGIILSQFLIYPKTFGKKVDTNP; encoded by the coding sequence ATGAAGACCCAAAATAACAGCGCCTGGTACTGGATTCCTGTGTTAAATTTTGCCTCAGGCCTGCCTTATGCAATTATCATATCCGTATCGGTGATAATGTACAAAAACCTCGGTATTCCTAACGAAGCTATCGGTATTTATACCAGCCTATTGTACTTGCCATGGGTAATCAAACCATTATGGAGTCCGTTTATTGATTTGTATGCCACCAAAAGAAAATGGTTTTTGGCCATGCAATTAGTGATCTCTCTGGCTTTTTTGGCAGTTGGAGCAACCCTTCCGATGCAGCATTTTTTTGTAATCAGTCTTGCCATATTTTGGGTAGCCGCATTTGCCTCTGCCTCTAATGATGTAGCTAGTGATGGTTTTTATCTATTAGCTTTACAAAAAGACCAACAATCCTTTTTTTTAGGAATACGCAGCACTTTTTACAGACTTTCTATGCTTACCGGAAACGGCCTAATTGTGATCATTGGCGGGTATCTAGAACAAGAATATGGTGACAAACAAAAAGCATGGTCCTACACCATGCTTTTTGTAGGAGCATTGATGACGTTGCTTACTATTTACAATTATTTTGCGACACCTAGATCCGAAACTGCCTTGGTAAAAAATTCTGTTGCAGCCCCAAAAGCCAGTTTTGCATCCGTATTTTCTAGTTTCTTTCAAAAAAAACAAATAGGTATTGTTTTGGCTTTTATTTTGTTATTTCGCCTAGGAGAATCCCAACTTTTAAAAATGCTGACTCCGTTCTTAATTGACGATCTTGCAGTAGGCGGCATGGGGCTAACCACACAAGACGTAGGTATTATATACGGTACCTTTGGTGTACTAGCCCTAACCATTGGCGGTATTATTGGCGGCATCGTTATCTCCAAAGACGGCTTAGGCAAATGGATGTTACCCATGATTTTGGCCATGCACTTGCCTATTATTGGTTTTGTACTGCTGGCGCATTTTCATCCAAGTAACCTGTACTATATCTATGCAACCGTACTAGCGGAACAATTTGGTTATGGATTTGGTTTTGCTGCCTTTATGATGTACCTCATTTATGTAGCCGAAGGAGAGTCCAAAACCGCACACTACGCTATTGCAACCGGTTTTATGGCATTAGGAATGATGCTTCCAGGTATGGCAAGCGGCTTTATACAAGAATATTTAGGCTATGGCAATTTTTTTGTTTGGGTGTTATTAGCGACCGTACCCGGGATAATTTTATCCCAATTTTTAATCTATCCCAAAACATTTGGCAAAAAAGTAGATACCAATCCATAA
- a CDS encoding glycoside hydrolase family 10 protein: MTQNNHLLSLLLLLILSINQANAQEPTSHPKNEFRAVWIATVANIDWPKSGNDSIEKQKADFLEILDTYKKLHYNAVIVQIRTAGDAFYPTQLAPWSKYLTGKQGQAPANNVDLLAWMVTQSHLQGFEFHAWLNPYRATMDLNTAQLSKQHDWYKHPEWMLKYGGKYYYDPALPEVQSHLIAVVDEVVRKYDIDAIHFDDYFYPYKVAREDFNDTASYSKYADGLSLEDWRRKNVNDFVLAVSLSIKKAKPWVQFGISPFGVWRNKSVDPKGSDTQSGQTNYDDLFADPMAWMENCWIDYLVPQLYWSRNHRTASYTKLLKWWAENSKNTAIYIGNGSYKINADSDKNWYNPHEIPSQIDLTRTYPNLGGNAFFSAKVFVNKNKTVTQLLANNQYKYPALPYVVPNSRRIVMDIPTVCNKKQTDSTTTYLLNYPTHSMVRYVVVYAAKDSTQLDTNNPSQIVDKIAIQEKKYTISIVLPKNNSENNTTYALSFIDFYGNESLPTTLNPNAVKKTIEPTENEDPK; this comes from the coding sequence ATGACCCAAAACAACCACCTACTATCCCTCTTGTTGCTTCTTATCCTTTCTATAAATCAAGCAAATGCACAAGAACCAACCAGCCATCCCAAAAACGAATTCCGAGCTGTTTGGATAGCCACCGTAGCAAATATAGACTGGCCAAAATCTGGCAACGACTCCATAGAGAAACAAAAAGCAGATTTTCTTGAAATACTAGACACTTACAAAAAATTACATTACAATGCCGTAATCGTACAAATCCGAACCGCCGGAGACGCCTTCTACCCCACACAACTAGCCCCTTGGTCCAAATACCTCACCGGCAAACAAGGACAAGCCCCCGCCAACAACGTAGATTTACTCGCCTGGATGGTTACCCAATCCCACCTACAAGGCTTTGAATTTCATGCCTGGCTAAACCCCTATCGCGCCACCATGGACCTCAACACCGCCCAACTAAGCAAACAACACGACTGGTACAAACACCCCGAGTGGATGTTAAAATACGGCGGAAAATACTACTATGACCCTGCACTCCCAGAGGTACAATCCCATTTAATAGCCGTAGTAGACGAGGTAGTACGCAAATATGACATTGATGCCATCCACTTTGATGATTATTTTTATCCCTACAAAGTAGCCCGAGAAGATTTTAATGACACCGCCTCCTACTCAAAATATGCAGACGGATTATCCCTAGAAGATTGGAGACGCAAGAACGTCAATGATTTTGTACTAGCGGTATCCTTATCTATCAAAAAAGCCAAACCTTGGGTGCAATTCGGAATCAGTCCCTTTGGAGTATGGCGCAATAAATCCGTAGATCCAAAAGGCTCCGATACCCAATCCGGACAAACCAATTATGACGATTTATTTGCAGATCCTATGGCATGGATGGAAAACTGTTGGATTGATTATCTAGTACCCCAACTATACTGGAGCAGAAACCACCGTACCGCCTCCTACACAAAATTATTAAAATGGTGGGCCGAAAACTCCAAAAACACCGCCATATACATTGGCAACGGAAGCTATAAAATCAATGCCGATTCAGACAAAAACTGGTACAACCCCCATGAAATACCCAGCCAAATTGACCTAACCAGAACCTACCCTAACCTAGGAGGAAATGCTTTTTTTAGCGCCAAAGTCTTTGTCAACAAAAACAAAACAGTAACCCAACTCTTAGCCAACAACCAATACAAATATCCTGCATTACCGTATGTAGTCCCAAACTCCCGAAGAATAGTAATGGACATCCCTACTGTTTGCAACAAAAAACAAACCGATAGCACCACCACCTATCTACTGAACTATCCTACACACTCTATGGTACGGTATGTAGTGGTATATGCCGCCAAAGACAGCACCCAATTAGACACCAACAACCCAAGTCAAATAGTAGACAAAATTGCTATCCAAGAAAAAAAATACACCATTAGCATTGTACTGCCCAAAAACAATTCCGAAAACAACACCACCTATGCCCTTTCGTTCATTGACTTTTATGGCAACGAAAGCTTGCCTACAACACTAAACCCAAATGCCGTTAAAAAAACCATTGAACCCACCGAAAATGAAGACCCAAAATAA